From one Coleofasciculus sp. FACHB-1120 genomic stretch:
- a CDS encoding Gldg family protein produces the protein MKTINWKYLKYLFLLGPALTSMGLVAGLVSSSWGAVPVGLIVAGIVIIGLWLLSLGGSPNGFWGRRSTQAGTNALAATLAVVVILGLINFLGVRRVVRVDLTENQLFTLAPQSQQLVQNLSQPVKLWVFEENPNPQDQQLLENYRRYGSQFSFEFVDPQLRPGLAQRFNLQSLGEVYLESEGRRKLIQTVNPQRGESLSETVLTNAIAEITSDRVGKVYFLQGHGERPLQAAQGSISQAVSSLGEKSYTTQPLDLAKTPGIPQDADLIVIAGPKRALFAAEVTALSDYLKRGGRLLVMVDRNTNPGLDNLLKDWGVRLDNRLAIDLSGGQAGLSPAVIMVTRYGQHPITKDFQDGRSFYPFARPIEVTPIAGIQATPLLVTNDQSWAESNPESDRLQFDPASDRQGPLILGVALSRVYPPQSASAPSPTPTPTPTATPGATASPSASPTPTATTSASPSPSATASPSPSPSPTPTATTSASPSSTPGTSASPSASPTPTSTNSPAKTANADQKPAESRLVVLGNSDFASDGLFEQQLNGDVFLNSVSWLSKQDEQLLSIRPKEVKDRRINLSQDQANLLGWIAVLIMPLIGFITAGLVWWFRR, from the coding sequence ATGAAAACCATTAATTGGAAGTATTTAAAATATCTCTTTTTACTTGGCCCAGCTCTGACAAGTATGGGTCTAGTTGCTGGATTAGTATCCAGTAGCTGGGGAGCGGTGCCCGTAGGTTTAATCGTTGCTGGAATTGTAATTATTGGGTTATGGCTGCTATCTTTGGGCGGTTCGCCAAATGGCTTTTGGGGACGCCGGTCAACTCAGGCGGGAACCAACGCTCTAGCAGCAACGCTGGCGGTAGTAGTGATTTTGGGGCTAATTAATTTTCTGGGTGTTCGCCGTGTCGTGCGAGTGGATTTAACAGAAAATCAGCTATTTACCCTTGCTCCCCAGTCGCAGCAATTAGTGCAAAATTTATCGCAGCCAGTCAAGTTGTGGGTATTTGAAGAAAATCCGAATCCTCAAGACCAACAATTGCTGGAAAATTACCGACGATATGGCTCTCAATTTAGTTTTGAATTTGTCGATCCGCAACTGCGACCCGGACTGGCTCAGAGGTTTAACCTTCAATCTCTAGGGGAAGTTTATCTAGAATCGGAGGGGCGACGAAAGCTCATCCAGACAGTGAATCCGCAGCGGGGGGAGAGTCTTTCAGAAACAGTGCTGACGAATGCGATCGCCGAAATTACGAGCGATCGCGTTGGCAAGGTTTACTTCCTCCAAGGTCACGGCGAACGTCCCTTACAAGCGGCGCAAGGAAGCATCTCTCAGGCGGTGAGTAGCCTGGGAGAGAAAAGCTACACCACTCAACCCCTAGATTTGGCGAAAACCCCAGGAATCCCCCAAGATGCTGACCTCATCGTCATTGCTGGCCCCAAACGGGCGCTGTTTGCCGCTGAAGTCACTGCTTTGAGCGATTACCTGAAGCGTGGCGGTAGGCTACTGGTGATGGTAGACAGGAATACCAATCCCGGTCTGGATAACTTGCTCAAAGATTGGGGCGTGAGGCTAGATAATCGTCTTGCCATTGACTTGTCCGGTGGTCAGGCGGGACTGAGTCCGGCGGTGATTATGGTGACGCGCTACGGTCAACATCCGATTACTAAAGATTTTCAGGATGGTCGTTCTTTCTACCCGTTTGCACGACCGATTGAAGTGACTCCCATCGCCGGTATCCAGGCGACGCCTTTGCTGGTGACAAACGACCAGAGTTGGGCTGAGAGCAATCCCGAAAGCGATCGCTTACAGTTTGATCCCGCAAGCGATCGCCAAGGTCCTTTAATTCTCGGCGTCGCCTTAAGCCGCGTCTATCCTCCCCAAAGCGCGTCTGCACCATCCCCAACTCCCACCCCGACTCCCACGGCGACTCCTGGGGCAACCGCTAGCCCCAGCGCGTCCCCAACCCCGACAGCGACCACATCAGCTTCTCCCTCCCCATCCGCAACTGCTAGCCCCAGCCCCAGTCCGTCCCCAACCCCGACGGCGACCACATCAGCTTCTCCCTCCTCAACTCCAGGGACAAGCGCTAGCCCCAGCGCATCCCCGACCCCAACTTCTACCAATTCACCAGCCAAGACGGCAAATGCTGACCAAAAGCCAGCAGAATCCCGTCTAGTTGTCCTCGGTAATTCTGATTTTGCTAGCGATGGTTTGTTCGAGCAGCAACTAAATGGCGATGTATTCCTGAACTCCGTCAGCTGGTTAAGCAAACAGGATGAGCAACTTTTATCGATCCGTCCCAAAGAAGTAAAAGACCGTCGCATCAACTTGTCCCAAGACCAAGCCAATCTATTAGGTTGGATAGCTGTGTTGATTATGCCCTTAATCGGGTTCATTACAGCG